Proteins from one Nicotiana tabacum cultivar K326 chromosome 23, ASM71507v2, whole genome shotgun sequence genomic window:
- the LOC107767658 gene encoding putative protein phosphatase 2C 27 has protein sequence MHMAAGTDFSPPFGILEEGYSSQENTSSAKDELREGSGELKQTIGKPPRHLSVGRHSLGSVAFVAATDLDLEIGVKVSLYPSEENSNFLPVFRSGSCAEKGPKQYMEDEHICMDDLLNHVGDMTGLTSPGAFYGVFDGHGGTDAALFVRNNILKFILEDSCFPLCLERALKNAFLKADYAFADDSSLDISSGTTALTALMFGRTMMVANAGDCRAVLGKRGKAIELSKDHKPNSTSERLRIEKLGGIIYDGYLNGQLSIARALGDWHMKGPKGSACPLSAEPELQETLLTEDDEFLIMGCDGLWDVMSSQCAVTLARKELMLHNDPERCSRELVREALKRNTCDNLTVIVICFSPDPPPRIEVPQTRVRRSISAEGLNLLKGVLESNS, from the exons ATGCATATGGCTGCGGGCACTGATTTTTCACCGCCATTTGGTATATTAGAAGAGGGCTACAGTAGTCAGGAGAATACATCTTCTGCAAAAGATGAATTGCGAGAGGGATCAGGCGAGCTAAAGCAGACAATTGGTAAACCACCAAGGCACCTATCTGTCGGACGACATTCATTAGGCTCTGTTGCATTTGTAGCAGCGACGGATTTG GATCTTGAAATCGGAGTGAAAGTTTCACTGTACCCTTCAGAAGAGAACTCAAATTTTTTGCCAGTATTCCGTTCTGGAAGTTGTGCTGAGAAAGGACCCAAACAGTACATGGAGGATGAACACATCTGTATGGATGATCTACTCAATCATGTTGGTGACATGACAGGTCTAACTTCACCAGGGGCGTTCTATGGG GTATTTGATGGCCATGGGGGTACAGATGCAGCACTATTTGTTAGGAATAACATTCTCAAGTTCATACTTGAGGACTCCTGTTTTCCCCTGTGTTTGGAGAGGGCACTCAAGAATGCTTTTCTGAAAGCGGACTATGCCTTTGCTGATGATAGTTCCCTCGACATATCCTCTGGCACTACAGCACTGACAGCTCTAATGTTTGGAAG AACCATGATGGTTGCTAATGCAGGTGATTGTCGCGCGGTGCTGGGGAAACGAGGTAAAGCAATTGAGCTGTCCAAGGACCACAAACCAAATAGCACGTCTGAAAGACTTAGAATAGAAAAACTTGGAGGAATCATATATGATGGATACTTAAATGGACAGTTATCTATAGCACGTGCGTTGGGAGATTGGCACATGAAGGGCCCAAAAGGATCTGCCTGCCCATTGAGTGCAGAACCAGAGTTGCAGGAAACGTTGTTGACGGAGGATGATGAGTTCCTTATCATGGGTTGTGATGGTCTTTGGGATGTTATGAGTAGCCAATGTGCCGTTACACTGGCCAGGAAAGAACTGATGCTGCATAATGATCCTGAAAGATGTTCAAGAGAATTGGTCAGGGAAGCCCTCAAGCGCAACACATGCGACAATTTAACAGTAATCGTGATTTGCTTCTCTCCAGATCCTCCACCTCGGATAGAAGTTCCTCAGACTCGAGTTCGTAGAAGCATATCAGCAGAAGGACTGAATCTTCTAAAAGGAGTACTGGAAAGCAACTCATGA